A window of Fibrobacterota bacterium genomic DNA:
CGACGGTTCCATCGTGGTCGACAACCAGGAGTTCCTCTCCTACTCCCGGCGTCATAAACTCCTTTCCTTGCCCATCCTGCGCGGCGCCGCCTCCTTGGTCGAGTCCCTCGCCATCGGCATCAAGGCCCTGAATTTCTCGATGTCGGTGCAAGAGCGCGCGGCCCAGCCGGACGATGCCTCCGCAGCGCCCGCCGCCTCCGCGGCGCCCGCCCCCGCGGCGAAGCCCTCGGGACGCGAAGGCCTCTGGGTTGCCCTTAGCCTGCTCTCGTCGCTGGGTCTTGCCCTCGGCCTCT
This region includes:
- a CDS encoding DUF1385 domain-containing protein, whose translation is MNPFRKGLHRLTWTLSFLADYQPESIGGQAVIEGVLMRSPRRLAVAVRAPDGSIVVDNQEFLSYSRRHKLLSLPILRGAASLVESLAIGIKALNFSMSVQERAAQPDDASAAPAASAAPAPAAKPSGREGLWVALSLLSSLGLALGL